The genomic interval TGGTTTGAAACCGTTGCAGATGATATAACCCTCCTTCTTAAGTTTCTTTTTCTCCTCCAGCTTTTTAATCAATTCAAAGTCAAAGGCGGAGGATGTTTCGATAAAGACTTTGTTTTTCAGGGCTTCCTCCAGCACAAAAGAAAAGTGGGAGCTTTTGGTGCAATAGCAATAATGGTAGTCGCCGGCATAATTGTTATTGGCAATAGCTGAATTAAAAAGTCTCCGGGCCTTTTGAATCTGCTGCGAAATCTTCGGTAAATATGTCACACGCAGAGGGGTGCCATATCGCTTGATAATATCCATCATCGGAAGATCATTCCAGAAAAGAGTGCCTTTTTCTTCTTTGAAATCCCTTTGAGGGAAGTCGAAGGTTTGCGTAATGAGATCGCGGTATTTCTGTCGTTTAGTCATGAACCGGTTAAATTGCGGCGAAAATATAATTTAGACGCGACATTGAGCCGTAAATAATACAACCTGAAAATGACCTTAGAAGCCACATTGCAAAACAGCACTCGTACTATCTTCCAACAACAATTCGATTGTGAGATTCCTGCGGAGGCGGTTACTATCAATATCACCAAGAAAGAACACGAAGGGGATTATACCATCGTTGTATTTCCATTGATTAAATTCTCGAAGAAAAATCCGGAACAAACCGCCGAGATATTAGGTGCTCAATTGAAGGAAACTACCGGTATCGTCGCCTCGTTCAATGTCATCAAGGGCTTCCTAAATCTTTCCCTATCGGCTTCTTATTGGATTCGGCACCTGAATGAAATTTCTCAAAACAAAACGTTTGGAACTTTTGCTGAGAATAAAAGGAAAGTGGTTTTAGAATATTGTGGACCCAACACCAACAAGCCTCTACACATCGGCCACGTCCGCAATATGCTTTTGGGTTTTTCCATGAGTGAGATTTTGAAAGCATCGGGCAATGACGTAACCAAAGTAAACATCTATAACGACCGAGGAATCGCCATTTGTCAAAGTATGGTGGCTTATAACAGATATGCCAAAGGCGCTACGCCACAATCCACCGGTATCAAAGGCGATCACTTTGTGGGCGATTGGTATGTCATGTTCAATCAGGTGGTTCAGGAAGAATTGAAGGCTATTCCAAACCTTCCTGCCGACAAAGATGAAGCACGGAAACTGACTCCCATTTTCAAAGAAGCACAGGAAATGTTGCTGAAATGGGAAGCTGGCGACGAAGCCACCATTTCTCTTTGGAAACAGATGAACGATTGGGTGTATGAAGGGTTTCATAAAACCTTTGAAATTTTGGGGGTTGATTTTCAGAAGGATTACTTCGAAAGCAAAACCTATAAACTGGGCAAAGACATCGTTGAAGAAGGAATTGAAAAGAAAGTTTACTTCAAAAAACCGGATGGCTCCGTCGCGGTTGATTTAACCGAAGAAAAACTGGATGAGAAGATCCTGCTTCGGGCAGATGGCACTTCGCTTTATATCACTCAGGATTTGGCTACGGCACAATTGCGCTACGACGAATTCAAGATGGAGCAGATGATTTATGTCGTGGCCAACGAGCAGGACTATCATTTTAAAGTCCTGAAACTAGCCTTACAGAAATTGGGCAAAACATGGGCCGATGGCATCTACCATTTGTCGTATGGTTTGGTCGAATCGCCGACTGGTCGTTTTAAATCGCGCGAAGGCAAAACCGCCGATGCCGATGATTTAATTGCAGAAGTGTTGCGCATTGCCGAAGAGAAAACAAAAGAACTGGGAAAGATTGAAGGCTTCACCGACGAACAGGCGAAAGAACTATATCGCACCATTGGGTTGGGCGCTTTGAAGTATTTCATCCTCCGAGTAAATCCTTACAAAAAAATCATCTTCAATCCCGAAGAGAGTATTGATTTTCATGGGCACACGGGGCCTTTCATTCAATATACCCACGCCCGGATATGCGCCATTTTGCGCAAAGCGGCTGTGCAAGAAAATTGGTCTGCCGTATCCATTGATTCTGTGCCGATTGCCGATGTGGAGCGCGAACTCATTCTCCAACTCAGCGAATATGAGAACACCGTAAAGGCCGCTTCCGACAAATTCGACCCATCTGAAATTGCCAATTACGCCTATGCGCTTGCCAAAACCTATAACAAGTTCTATCACGACCAGCCGGTGCTAACCGCCGCTACTCCCGAAGAGAAGCAATTGCGCGTCGCTCTTTCCGCGCAAACCGGACGGGTGATTAAACAAGCCATGAAATTGTTGGGGATTGATGTGCCGGAGAAGATGTAACCCCTCCCTGCTTTTTTTATAATATTTAATTCTGCAAAGTGCGTCGTTAAAGACGCGCGGATGATTGTTGATGTCGAAAAGTTGTCCGTCAATGAGGCAAAGATGAACGTCAATAAGGGGAAGTTGTTCGTCAAAGAGGCAAAGATGTACGTCAATAAGGGAAAGTTGACCGTCAATATCGCCAAGACGACTGTCAATGAGGCAAAGATGGCTGTGAATAAGGCCAAAACAGGTGCGCTTTCAATCAAAACCCCATTTTTTCATTAAAAATCAAACAGAAACCTTCCACATAGCCCACGGTTTAAACCGTGGGTTATATTGAAGCGATGAGGCTTCCCGCACTGGGAATGTCGTTCCCCGCACAAGGGAAGTCGTTTCCCGGGCAAGCAATGTCGTTCCCCGCACGTGGAAAGTCGTTTCCCGGGCAAGCAATGTCGTTTCCCGCACGTGGGAAGTCGTTTCCCGGGCAAGCAATGTCGTTTCCCGTACATGGAATGTCGTTTCCCGAACATGGAAAGTCGTTTCCCGAGCAACCAATATCGTTTCCAGGACCTCCGAAAATCAGGTTCACAGTGCCAAATCCCCATTTTTTATCAAAAACCACCATTTTTTCATTAAAAATCAAACAAAAACCTTCCACATAGCCCACGGTTTAAACCGTGGGCTATGTGGAAGCGCGCAATCATCCCTAACTGGTCGTAGGTTATTTGCCTACGGCCTACAAGGATTGGAGCTTATAGCTGCATTCAAAAAACCAAAGGGTAGGACGCTTATTTCGGCTTAAGCGCAAACTATGCCAAGGAGTTCAAACTACAAAAGTCTTTGAGACTTTTGTAGTTTATTAAAAGGTTTAAACCGTGGGCTATGTGGAAGCGGGTTTCTTTGAAACATTAAAACATCCTAAAGGGTTCTGAAAAGCGGCTTCAAAAATTACTTTTGTCATTCAAAATCCACCATTTCAATTCATCCCCTTGAGCGATAGCCTAGTCATCATCCCTACCTATAATGAAATAGGCAACATCGAACGAATGATTCGGACGGTGTTTTCCTTGCCCAAAGCTTTTCATTTGTTGATTATTGATGATGGCTCGCCCGATGGGACAGCTGCAAAGGTGAAAGAACTGCAACAGGAGTTTGGCGAACAATTGTTTCTGCTGGAACGAGCCGGGAAATTGGGCTTAGGCACAGCATACATTGCCGGTTTCAAATGGGCTTTAGAGCGGGACTACCAATATATTTTTGAAATGGATTGTGACTTTAGCCATCCACCGGCTGACTTGGTGCGGCTGTATGAAACCTGCGCGAAGGAGGGCTTTGATGTGGCTATTGGTTCACGATATGTGAAGGGAGGAGGCTTTGTAAATTGGCCGGCAGACCGTATCTGGATTTCGCGCATTGCGTCTTGGTATGTAAACCTGATTACTTGGATAGGTATCCGCGACACTACGGCGGGCTTTGTTTGTTATACAAGGAAGGTGATTGATACTATAAACCTCAATAAAATTACGTTCGTGGGCTATGCTTTTCAGATTGAAATGAAGTTCATTGCCAAGAAATTGGGCTTTCGGTTGAAGGAAATTCCGATCATTTTTACCGAAAGAGTGGAGGGCGTTTCAAAAATGAGCCGCCATATCATTAAAGAAGGATTTGCGGGCGTACTGCTGATTCAATTGCAAAGTTTTTACACAGACTATCGGAAATAATTTACAAGGCTGAGATTGACAACTCTGCCACTGCTTCTGCGTATCCTATATATAAATACGCAATTATGAAGTGGATATCTCTACTCGTTTGGATATTGTTTTGGATGGCACTAATTTTCTCGTAACACACGAGATAGTTATAGTTTCATCACCCGTGTGATGGCGCTTTTGTTTCCCACATAGGTTTTGATAAGGTATATGCCTATCGGGGCATCATTCCCTGATGAGTTTTTGCCATCCCAAATCAACTGCTTGCCGCTCGTTTTTGGAATTCTTTTCAATAGCGTTCCATTTAGATCAAATACATCGGCATAAACCTCCCCTCCATCTCCATCATTTCTTTTCATTGAAGTAGCATGATGGAAAGGATTTGGATAATAATTGATAGACAGAATATTTGTTGGATCTTCCTTTATTGAAGATGGAGTAAATATCTTGTTGGAATAAATACCGTTTCCGTGGGTGGCCACCACGATGGTGTTGTCGAAAGTGCGGGAGGTAATCATGTTGACGTTTACATTGCCGATAGTGTTGGCGCCCTCTTGCGTCCAGATAGTTTGTGTGCCTTTCAATAGGTCGGTGGAGTATAATCCGGTACTGGTTCCTACAAAATAGCGGAGGGTGGTTCCGTCGTTATAAATATGCCCCCAGAATACTGCGGGGCCGTTACCCGTCCCATCCGGATTCTGTTCCAGATTGCCGCTTACGTCCATCCAAGAGGCTCCGCCATCAATCGTATAAAAGACACTTCTTACTCCGTAGTTAGAAAAAGTAACCAGCACTCTGTTGGAATCTAACCGGTCCGCTTCCACGCAGCTAACGTAGGCGCCAGTTGGGAAGTCGGTACCGGTGATGCCTTGTCTGCTTGCCGCCACATTTGTTTTACAGCCAGAGATTTTAAATACCTGCCCGTCAGAAGTCCCAAAGTAGAGCAGATCGGTATTGGCTTCGCTGATGTCTAAGGAAGAAATTTTGGGAGCAAAAATGCTATTGCCCATGCTGCTGCCCTGAAGTGTTTTCCATCCTTGAGTGATAGGCAGTTTTTCGTTCTCCGTTATGGGAATGTAGTTCAAGGAATCGTTTCGACGGATGACGTTCCCTGATACATACATCACGTTATCATCCAGCGGGTCGAGAATAAAGGGATTGATGAATCCGTATCCGCCGCCGCCTTTCTGGTCAATGCGGGTTCTTCGGAGTTGTTCGCCATTATCTCCTAATGTCAATTTGTAAAGTTTGCCATTCTGCCAGCTCAAGTAGTAAATCAATTCGCTTTTCTTTTCAGTACCTTTTGGACTTGGATAATATTTGTTATGCGCTATAGCACAGTATGAGCCATCACCATAAAACACCTTTGCCCAAGGTTGCTTGTAATCCGCTGTATTGGTAAAATAAGTTCCGTTGTCCTGCAAACCTCCAACAATGACTTCGCTAGTAGTATTGCCCGGTTCGATTGCACAAGTGTAAAACTGCCCGGTGTTATATCCGTTGTTGAGAGAACTCCAGGCAACGGTGGGTGCAAGAATATTTTCTGATTTAATCACACCGCCATCGCTTCCCGAAATGGCCACCGACGGGTTGGATGGAAGAAATAGAAGTTTGTGTTCATCCGAATGGTGATTGGGATAACTGTAACCAGAAAAGCTCAAAGCAGTATCGCAACGATAGCCGCCCACCCAATCATAAATAGGAGAGGAGAAGCCATCATAAGAGCGGTAAAGATTGGTTCCGCCTATAATCACAATGTTTGTGTCGAGCGGATGAACCACCACGAGCAGATTATAGGAACTTTGCGAATTGAATTTCTGAACATCAAAGTTATCCCAAGTAAAGCAATGGTCATTTGGGATATTGTTGGTCCGATTAATCCATTGCCCACCGGTTGAACTTCCATCTCCGGAAAGGTAGTGATACTTCCAAAGACTGTGACCAGTTGCGCCCACCCCGGGTGTTTGAGCAATAAAATATACCTGCGATTCATCACTGGGTGCAATGCCAATTTCAATGCGACTATAAGAGCCTGCAAATCCGATGGGTGTGATGTTGGTCCAATTTACTCCATCGGTACTTCTGTAGATTCCTCCGGATGATTCACTGATGTTTTCTTTTGATATCGTAGCATACATAACCCCAGTAGAGGTTATTGCTACGTCTGTGTACATAGATATTCCCGCGACCGCGGTATCAAGTCCCAGGACGGATGTCCAACTAATTCCACCGTCTGTACTTCGCCAAATGCCGTTGATAACTGCGGCAAGGACTTCATCTTCATTGCTGTTTGCAGGGTTGGTAGCTATTTCCCATACAAAGTCAAAATCTCTTTTACTCTCTAAGGTAGTGGGGGTATTTGAAATAGTAGAAGGAAGTTGGGTCCAATTTTTCCCTCCGTTGATTGATTTGAAAATTCCATCGCCTGAGAACCGAGCAGAAAAACTAGAAGCACTGACAATGGCATATTCTTCACCGGTACCATAATACCAGGTATCTGTTTTGCCAATTCTTTTGTCTTGTGCTACGCAGGTAGTAGAGTGCAATTGAAGGGGAGCCGTAGTTTTGGAAAAGCTGGCTCCTCCATCAGTACTTCGCCACATACCACCAGAAACCTGCCCGGCCAGAATGATGTCTTCATCGGTTATATCCAAGGACAACGCCCTAGTTCTTCCCCCCAGATTATAGGGTCCCCGATTTTGCCATTCCGTACTTCTTGATGCCGCATTACGCTGTGGCAAAGATGTAACAAACAAAAGTTCTTGTCGTCGAATGTTTATTGGAATTTCTCCGGTTTTAGGATCGCGCAAGCGTTCATAATTATATTGGGCTAAACCTTCGCGATCATCCGGCATTTCTGCGGCATTCAATGACTGTCTGTTTTCTTTAAACGAAAAGGATGATTGCGCCATCCAAAGAGTATAGAAGAGAGAGAATCCAAGTACCGTGAAAGCTAATAGGTATTTTTTCATAATTCTGTTGAAGGATAGAACGATCCAAAAATAAATTTTTGAAACTCAGCGAATGTTAGATGCCGGAAATAGAGGAAAATCAATCGGTCGGGTTATCGCTACCTTCACTAGAAGGATATCCATCTACCGCCGGAAGGTTAAAATCTCCGGCAGGATTGTCTTTAATAACGTCTAAATCAATCTCTTGAAAATTATTATTCAATAGTCCGGTAGCTGGATCGAAATAATCTTTGTGCCTCGTAATGATATTGCCATCCTCATCTAACGAATCAGGTAAAGCGGAGGCATCGGCAGAAGGTGTAATAGCTCCGTCCAGTATAATTGGAGTTTCTTCCAAATAATTGTCGTCATTAAAATCTGTCCGATTATTTAATTTAGAATCTTCCATACAACCTGCCATAAAGAG from Bacteroidota bacterium carries:
- a CDS encoding polyprenol monophosphomannose synthase, translated to MSDSLVIIPTYNEIGNIERMIRTVFSLPKAFHLLIIDDGSPDGTAAKVKELQQEFGEQLFLLERAGKLGLGTAYIAGFKWALERDYQYIFEMDCDFSHPPADLVRLYETCAKEGFDVAIGSRYVKGGGFVNWPADRIWISRIASWYVNLITWIGIRDTTAGFVCYTRKVIDTINLNKITFVGYAFQIEMKFIAKKLGFRLKEIPIIFTERVEGVSKMSRHIIKEGFAGVLLIQLQSFYTDYRK
- a CDS encoding arginine--tRNA ligase, producing the protein MTLEATLQNSTRTIFQQQFDCEIPAEAVTINITKKEHEGDYTIVVFPLIKFSKKNPEQTAEILGAQLKETTGIVASFNVIKGFLNLSLSASYWIRHLNEISQNKTFGTFAENKRKVVLEYCGPNTNKPLHIGHVRNMLLGFSMSEILKASGNDVTKVNIYNDRGIAICQSMVAYNRYAKGATPQSTGIKGDHFVGDWYVMFNQVVQEELKAIPNLPADKDEARKLTPIFKEAQEMLLKWEAGDEATISLWKQMNDWVYEGFHKTFEILGVDFQKDYFESKTYKLGKDIVEEGIEKKVYFKKPDGSVAVDLTEEKLDEKILLRADGTSLYITQDLATAQLRYDEFKMEQMIYVVANEQDYHFKVLKLALQKLGKTWADGIYHLSYGLVESPTGRFKSREGKTADADDLIAEVLRIAEEKTKELGKIEGFTDEQAKELYRTIGLGALKYFILRVNPYKKIIFNPEESIDFHGHTGPFIQYTHARICAILRKAAVQENWSAVSIDSVPIADVERELILQLSEYENTVKAASDKFDPSEIANYAYALAKTYNKFYHDQPVLTAATPEEKQLRVALSAQTGRVIKQAMKLLGIDVPEKM
- a CDS encoding T9SS type A sorting domain-containing protein, whose translation is MKKYLLAFTVLGFSLFYTLWMAQSSFSFKENRQSLNAAEMPDDREGLAQYNYERLRDPKTGEIPINIRRQELLFVTSLPQRNAASRSTEWQNRGPYNLGGRTRALSLDITDEDIILAGQVSGGMWRSTDGGASFSKTTAPLQLHSTTCVAQDKRIGKTDTWYYGTGEEYAIVSASSFSARFSGDGIFKSINGGKNWTQLPSTISNTPTTLESKRDFDFVWEIATNPANSNEDEVLAAVINGIWRSTDGGISWTSVLGLDTAVAGISMYTDVAITSTGVMYATISKENISESSGGIYRSTDGVNWTNITPIGFAGSYSRIEIGIAPSDESQVYFIAQTPGVGATGHSLWKYHYLSGDGSSTGGQWINRTNNIPNDHCFTWDNFDVQKFNSQSSYNLLVVVHPLDTNIVIIGGTNLYRSYDGFSSPIYDWVGGYRCDTALSFSGYSYPNHHSDEHKLLFLPSNPSVAISGSDGGVIKSENILAPTVAWSSLNNGYNTGQFYTCAIEPGNTTSEVIVGGLQDNGTYFTNTADYKQPWAKVFYGDGSYCAIAHNKYYPSPKGTEKKSELIYYLSWQNGKLYKLTLGDNGEQLRRTRIDQKGGGGYGFINPFILDPLDDNVMYVSGNVIRRNDSLNYIPITENEKLPITQGWKTLQGSSMGNSIFAPKISSLDISEANTDLLYFGTSDGQVFKISGCKTNVAASRQGITGTDFPTGAYVSCVEADRLDSNRVLVTFSNYGVRSVFYTIDGGASWMDVSGNLEQNPDGTGNGPAVFWGHIYNDGTTLRYFVGTSTGLYSTDLLKGTQTIWTQEGANTIGNVNVNMITSRTFDNTIVVATHGNGIYSNKIFTPSSIKEDPTNILSINYYPNPFHHATSMKRNDGDGGEVYADVFDLNGTLLKRIPKTSGKQLIWDGKNSSGNDAPIGIYLIKTYVGNKSAITRVMKL